TCGTGCAGCGAGCATGTCGGACGGCGGATAGTCGACGCGGACCAACGAGAGTCCATGTGCCGGAGCCACTGTCACCTCACTGGACCGTTCGCGACGCGTCAGCAGTGACCGCGCCCAATCCGGACTGCGACGTCCTTCCCCCACAGCCTGCATTGCACCGACGAGGCTACGCACCATCGACCAGCAGAACGCGTCGGCGCTGACGTACGCGGTGAGCCGATCACCGTCGCGTTCCCAGTCGAAGCGCTGCAGTTCTCGCACCGTGGTGGCACCGTCTCGCCTCTTGCAGAACGCTGCGAAATCGTGCAGTCCGATCAATGCCCGCGACGCCTCGCGTACTGCGTCCAGATCGATGGGCCGTGGCCACGACACGACGCCGGCGACGTCGAGCGGGTCGACTCCATAGAGCGCGGTGCTGAATCGGTACTCGTAATGTCGGCGATAGGCCGAGAATCGGGCTTCGAAATCGCGGGAGACGGTGCTGATTGCCCGCACCCGAACGTCGGTGGGCAGAAACCGGGCCATACGCCGGACCAGTCGGTCGTGATCATCCGGAACGTCGACGGCATCGAAGTGGGCCACCTGACCGGTCGCATGTACTCCAGCGTCGGTACGGCCGGCGACGGTCAGCTCGATCGGTTGCCGGAGCACGGTGGAGAAGGCTTGTTCGAGCACGCCGCAGACGGTACGAATACCCGGTTGACGCGCCCATCCGGAGAAGTTCGTGCCGTCGTAGGAGATGTCGAGCCGAATTCTGGTGGGTACCGACAAAGCGGGCCCGCCTTCCCCTGGGGGAATGGCGGGCCCGCTTCGATCGTGCGCGGAGCTCAAAAGGACTAGTCCTTCTTTGCTTCCTCGGCCTCGGGGGCGTCCGACGCGTGAGCGTCGTTGTCCTCGATGCCATCGATGACTGCGTCGGCGTTCGCTACCTCGGAGTCCGTTGCGTCGGCTTCGACAGCCTCGACGACGTTCTCTTCGGTCGCTTCCTCGGCCGGGGCCTCGGTTGCGGCGGGAGCAGCCTTCGATGCCTTCACGCGGCGTGCGCGGTCGGCTTCGTTGGACACCGTCTGCTCGTTGACGAGCTCGATGATGGCCATCGGCGAGTTGTCACCCTTGCGGGGGACGGTCTTGATGATGCGCGTGTAGCCACCGTCGCGATCGGCGAAGAAAGGCCCGATCTCGGCGAACAGCTTGTGCACGACATCTTTGTTGTTGATCGTCTTGAGAACCTCACGACGATGGGCCAGATCACCCTTCTTGGCATGGGTGACGAGCTTCTCGGCGTGGGGACGAAGGCGCTTGGCCTTCGACTCGGTGGTGGTGATGCGGCCGTGCTCGAAGAGTGACGTCGCCAGGTTGGCCAGGATGGCCTTCTGGTGCGACGCCGACCCGCCGAGACGGCGGCCCTTGGTGGGCTTGGGCATGATGAATCTCCTAGTAAGAGCTCCAGCGAGCTGATTACAGCTGTTCTGTCTCGGCGTAGTCCTGCTCGGCACCTTCGGTGTCGCTGAAGGAGCCGGCGTCGGTGTCACTCCACGTACCCGTGGTGGCGTCGTAGCCAGGCACGGTGGTCGGATCGAACGACGCGGGGCTGTCCTTGAGGGAGAGGCCGAGCGAATGCAGCTTGACCTTCACCTCGTCGATGGACTTCTGCCCGAAGTTACGGATGTCGAGCAGATCGGACTCGGTACGACCAACCAGCTCACCGACGGTGTGAACACCTTCGCGCTTGAGGCAGTTGTAGGAACGGACGGTGAGGTCCAGATCCTCGATGGGGAGTCCGAAGGAAGCGATGTGATCGGCCTCGGCGGGCGAGGGTCCGATCTCGATGCCTTCTGCTTCGACGTTCAGCTCACGGGCGAGGCCGAAGAGCTCAACCAGGGTCTTGCCCGCCGAAGCGAGCGCGTCCCGCGCGGTGATGGAATTCTTGGTTTCCACGTCGAGAACGAGCCGATCGAAGTCGGTGCGCTGTTCGACGCGGGTGGCCTCCACCTTGTAGGTGACCTTGAGCACGGGCGAGTAGATCGAGTCGACCGGAATACGGCCGATCTCGGCACCCGATGCCTTGTTCTGAACGGCGGGGACATAGCCGCGACCGCGCTCGACGACGAGCTCGATCTCCAACTTGCCCTTGTCGTTCAGGGTCGCAATGTGCAGATCAGGGTTGTTCACCGTCACGCCGGCCGGGGGAACGATGTCGCCTGCGGTGACAGCGCCGGGGCCCTGCTTGCGGACGTACATGGTGACCGGTTCGTCTTCTTCGGAGCTCACGACGAGACCCTTGAGGTTCAGGATGATGTCGGTGACATCTTCCTTCACACCGGGGACCGTGGTGAATTCGTGGAGAA
The nucleotide sequence above comes from Rhodococcoides fascians A25f. Encoded proteins:
- a CDS encoding DNA-directed RNA polymerase subunit alpha, which translates into the protein MLISQRPTLTEEVIADNRSKFVIEPLEPGFGYTLGNSLRRTLLSSIPGAAVTSIRIDGVLHEFTTVPGVKEDVTDIILNLKGLVVSSEEDEPVTMYVRKQGPGAVTAGDIVPPAGVTVNNPDLHIATLNDKGKLEIELVVERGRGYVPAVQNKASGAEIGRIPVDSIYSPVLKVTYKVEATRVEQRTDFDRLVLDVETKNSITARDALASAGKTLVELFGLARELNVEAEGIEIGPSPAEADHIASFGLPIEDLDLTVRSYNCLKREGVHTVGELVGRTESDLLDIRNFGQKSIDEVKVKLHSLGLSLKDSPASFDPTTVPGYDATTGTWSDTDAGSFSDTEGAEQDYAETEQL
- the truA gene encoding tRNA pseudouridine(38-40) synthase TruA translates to MSSAHDRSGPAIPPGEGGPALSVPTRIRLDISYDGTNFSGWARQPGIRTVCGVLEQAFSTVLRQPIELTVAGRTDAGVHATGQVAHFDAVDVPDDHDRLVRRMARFLPTDVRVRAISTVSRDFEARFSAYRRHYEYRFSTALYGVDPLDVAGVVSWPRPIDLDAVREASRALIGLHDFAAFCKRRDGATTVRELQRFDWERDGDRLTAYVSADAFCWSMVRSLVGAMQAVGEGRRSPDWARSLLTRRERSSEVTVAPAHGLSLVRVDYPPSDMLAARNAATREVRTAVSADGCCGGEG
- the rplQ gene encoding 50S ribosomal protein L17, with the protein product MPKPTKGRRLGGSASHQKAILANLATSLFEHGRITTTESKAKRLRPHAEKLVTHAKKGDLAHRREVLKTINNKDVVHKLFAEIGPFFADRDGGYTRIIKTVPRKGDNSPMAIIELVNEQTVSNEADRARRVKASKAAPAATEAPAEEATEENVVEAVEADATDSEVANADAVIDGIEDNDAHASDAPEAEEAKKD